The following are from one region of the Camelus dromedarius isolate mCamDro1 chromosome 16, mCamDro1.pat, whole genome shotgun sequence genome:
- the PLCD3 gene encoding 1-phosphatidylinositol 4,5-bisphosphate phosphodiesterase delta-3 isoform X3 — MLCGRWRSRGRPPEEPPVLAQVAAPVALPSPPASQDGGAKRPGLRALKKMGLTEDEDVQAMLRGSRLCKIRSRTWQKERLYRLQEDGLSVWFQRRIPRAPSQHIFFVQHIEAVREGHQSEGLRRFGGAFEPARCLTIAFKGSRKNLDLAAPTAEEAQRWVRGLAKLRMRLDAMSQRERLDHWIHSYLHRADSNQDSKMSFKEIKSLLRMVNVDMNDMYAYRLFKECDHSNNERLEGTEIEEFLRRLLKRPELEDIFHRYSGEDRVLSAPELLEFLEDQGEDGATLARAQQLIHTYELNETAKQHELMTLDGFMMYLLSPEGAALDPAHKCVFQDMDQPLAHYFISSSHNTYLTDSQIGGPSSTEAYVRAFAQGCRCVELDCWEGPGGEPVIYHGHTLTSKIFFRDVIQAVRDHAFMLSPYPVILSLENHCGLEQQAAMARHLRTILGDMLVTQVLDSHNPEELPSPEQLKGRVLVKGKKLPAARDEDGGILSDREEEEEEEEEEVGAAEQKRRAKQISPELSALAVYCCATRLRTLRPAPTPPQPCQVSSLSERKAKKLIREAGNSFVRHNAQQLTRVYPLGLRMNSANYSPQEMWNSGCQLVALNFQTPGYEMDLNAGRFLINGQCGYVLKPACLRQPDTTFDPESPGPPRTTLTIQVLTAQQLPKLNAEKPNSIVDPLVRIEIHGVPADCARKETNYVLNNGFNPRWGQTLQFQLRAPELVLVRFVVEDYDSTSPNDFVGQFTLPFNSLKQGFRHIHLLSKDGASLSPATLFVHICIQRF; from the exons GCCTGACTGAAGATGAGGACGTGCAAGCCATGCTGCGGGGCTCCCGGCTCTGCAAGATCCGCTCGAGGACGTGGCAAAAGGAGCGGCTGTACCGGCTGCAGGAGGATGGCCTGAGCGTGTGGTTTCAGCGGCGCATCCCGCGCGCACCATCGCAGCACATCT TCTTCGTGCAGCACATCGAGGCCGTCCGCGAGGGCCACCAGTCCGAGGGCCTGCGGCGCTTCGGGGGTGCCTTCGAGCCAGCGCGCTGCCTCACCATCGCCTTCAAGGGGAGCCGCAAGAACTTGGACCTGGCGGCGCCGACGGCGGAGGAGGCCCAGCGCTGGGTGCGCGGGCTGGCCAAGCTGCGCATGCGCCTTGACGCCATGAGCCAGCGCGAGCGCCTCGACCA CTGGATCCACTCCTATCTGCACCGGGCCGACTCCAACCAGGACAGTAAGATGAGCTTCAAGGAGATCAAGAGCCTGCTCCGAATGGTCAACGTGGACATGAATGACATGTACGCCTACCGCCTCTTCAAG GAGTGTGACCACTCCAACAACGAGCGACTGGAGGGGACTGAGATTGAGGAGTTTCTTCGGCGGCTGCTGAAACGCCCGGAGTTGGAGGACATCTTCCATCGGTACTCAGGCGAGGACCGTGTGCTTAGCGCCCCTGAGCTGCTGGAGTTCCTGGAGGACCAGGGTGAGGATGGTGCCACGCTGGCCCGTGCCCAGCAGCTCATCCACACCTATGAGCTCAACGAGACAG CCAAGCAACACGAGCTGATGACACTGGATGGCTTCATGATGTACCTGTTGTCACCTGAGGGGGCTGCCTTGGACCCGGCCCATAAGTGCGTGTTCCAGGACATGGACCAGCCCCTCGCCCACTACTTCATCTCCTCCTCTCACAATACCTATCTGACTGACTCTCAGATCGGGGGGCCCAGCAGCACTGAGGCCTATGTTAG GGCCTTTGCCCAGGGATGCCGCTGTGTGGAACTGGACtgctgggaggggccaggaggggagcCGGTCATCTACCATGGCCACACCCTCACCTCCAAGATCTTCTTCCGAGATGTGATCCAGGCAGTACGTGACCATGCCTTCATG CTGTCCCCATACCCCGTCATCCTGTCCCTTGAGAACCACTGTGGGCTGGAGCAGCAGGCTGCCATGGCCCGCCACCTCCGCACCATCCTGGGGGACATGCTGGTGACGCAGGTGCTGGACTCCCACAACCCTGAGGAGCTGCCGTCCCCAGAG CAGCTGAAAGGCCGGGTCCTGGTGAAAGGGAAGAAGCTGCCAGCTGCTCGGGATGAGGATGGTGGAATTCTATCAGaccgggaggaggaggaggaggaggaggaagaggaggtgggggccGCAGAGCAGAAGCGGCGG GCCAAGCAGATCTCCCCGGAGCTGTCGGCCCTGGCAGTGTACTGCTGTGCCACCCGCCTGCGGACCCTGCGCCCGGCCCCgaccccgccccagccctgccaggtcAGCTCCCTCAGCGAGCGCAAGGCCAAGAAGCTCATCCGAGAGGCAG GGAACAGCTTCGTCAGGCACAATGCCCAACAACTGACCCGAGTCTACCCGCTGGGGCTGCGGATGAACTCTGCCAACTACAGCCCCCAGGAGATGTGGAACTCGGGCTGTCAGCTGG TGGCCCTGAACTTCCAGACGCCAGGTTATGAGATGGACCTCAATGCTGGGCGCTTCCTCATCAACGGGCAGTGTGGCTACGTCCTGAAACCCGCCTGTCTGCGGCAGCCTGACACAACCTTTGACCCCGAGAGTCCCGGACCCCCCAGAACCACCCTCACCATCCAG GTGCTGACTGCACAGCAGCTGCCTAAGCTGAACGCTGAGAAGCCAAACTCCATCGTGGACCCGCTGGTGCGCATTGAGATCCACGGGGTGCCCGCAGACTGTGCTCGCAAGGAGACCAACTACGTGCTCAACAATG GCTTCAACCCCCGCTGGGGGCAGACCCTGCAGTTCCAGTTGCGGGCTCCGGAGCTGGTGCTGGTGCGGTTCGTGGTAGAAGATTATGATTCCACCTCCCCCAATGACTTTGTGGGCCAGTTTACGCTGCCTTTCAACAGCCTGAAGCAAG GGTTCCGCCACATCCACCTGCTTTCCAAGGATGGGGCCTCACTGTCACCAGCCACGCTCTTTGTCCACATCTGTATCCAGCGCTTCTGA